From the Cucumis sativus cultivar 9930 chromosome 5, Cucumber_9930_V3, whole genome shotgun sequence genome, the window GATCCTTCCCCTTTCGACCCGTTTGACCCGATTGGTTATAACCCCAAACATAAATTGCACTCTTTCTTGGCAAGCTTACGTTCTGGGTCATCCCAAAAATATCGTCAATGTCCATTTCTTGCCCCTAAAAAATTTCACCAAATGAAAGCTTCCCTTGTTCTTTCTAAAACTCAAATTCAATCGATTGagcaaaaaatgaaaacaaaataaataaataaattcagaaataattaaatgcaaTGAAAAAGGGAGAATCAATTCCTTATGATTGATGGATGAAAAAGGGAGAGTACCTGAGGAAAAGAATCAGCGAAGaaagtttttgaaatggaaagaaagatgcaagaaaaggaaataaatggCTGCAAGAAGAAAGAGCCATCGCCGTTTTCTGTTGTTCCGCGAAAGTTGGAGATGGGCCGAGCTACTAATGGGCCTGGCCCATATCTTTGccctctctttcttcctctcgAATCTTGAAGATGAATTTTATGagtattctttttaattatttattaaaatatagaaaaaatttataattcatcTCCCATATCTATATTAATACACTTTTATTATCGTCTAACAATGTCACtcataaatatcaataaaaatttttttgaatatttacgATAAACAAAGGTTAGATATGAATatcatgttttaaaatttagatatcTCACTCTCACAAatatttcaatgaaaatattagataatattttggaaagaaaaaaaaagttataaattaataatttaattaaataaatatcttacGATTTTGATGTAAATTAAATTGGttgatatttatattatctttttttttaatcaattgtttttaaatataatataaatgttgGTGTACACTTATGTCAGTATGAGATTTCAACGATATATGAAAATATCGATAGAAATGTCAATATTTGTTGAACACCTATTGTATAGAAACATACACTTGAGACTCTCTTACACTTAATGGACATCTATTGGACACTTGCTAGTccaacaaatatattacacaTACATAGAAATAACTGTTTAGTAGACCAAAAAGACATGTATAAGACAACAATAATAACTTTTGAGCATGGAATACATCGAGCTAAgtcttttaaaatatggtaTGTTTCTGTGTTCATTTTATGTCGTATTTATCTCTCGTGTTAGAGTTTCTTAGCATATAGATGGAGGTCGAGCTCAAAGATAGCTTTGAACTATTTATCAAAGAATGTAGataaaattgcaaattttgtttttttttttaaaaaaaaacaatatgagtatttttttagaaaaaagaaaaggtgttTTTGGTCATTTAGGTTAGTTGTATTGTGAGAGTCGGGAGGGTAGTTTTGTAATTCTATGTAGactgttttttaattactttccATCCACCGCGAAAGGAAGAAGCTTTTGATTCTCTGAAGCTTCAAGGCAGAGCTCTCGAATCAAGCCTTCCTCAATTCTCATCTCTATCTGTTGCATGAAAGGTAAGACGAATCAGATCAcagaaacatttttaatttgataatttctCGTTGAACTTCATCTTTGGTCTTTCTAATCTGTCGGGACTTCACCATTTTCTGCTTGATTCCTCCCCTAATTCAAGCAAAAGCGAGTATTTCTCCTTCTCTGTAATGACTTATGCAGCGAACGAGCGAAAAAACGCTtcaaaaactctttttctGATTCCATTTCCTTCAATGGAAAATggggtttttcttcttttgaacaTTTATGGAACCGGTTCTGTTTCAGAGCTATTAGTTTTCGTGTTTATGGGTTTTTAGATCTGTGTTTGCTTATAGAATTTGACTTTGAAGGAATCCGGAAATAGGAATTTGGGATCCCCCCTTGTGATAAAATTTTACGTTCACTGCTATTTGGCGAAGCTTGATCGGAAGGTTTGGCAGTAAAGCATAGCCTTTCTGATTGATAAACACATCACCTATTGAAGTTTGACTGTACATTATATTTCGAAGTTTCTTTGTTAAACTGCCATACTTATTGATTCATCATCCATTTCCTCATATTTCTATGAcctgaaaattttgaatggttTTGACTTGGGTGGTTGCTTCTTGCTTGTAGGTTTTCTATAGCCATGAATTGGATACAAAGGAAGATCTACCTTTATAATGTCACATTTGGGTTGTACATGTTGGATTGGTGGGAGCGTATCCTCTTCAGTATGCTCTCTATCCCAAGGGATATTTGATCTGTTTTATCATTTGCAAGCATGCGTAGTACGTGTTTCAGATAAAGTTATGCCGCCAGTATCTTGTCCAGCCAAATAATTACTGatatttactatttcttttgttgatattaagatttaatattgatttttcattattcGAGTTATGTCCTGCTCTGTGGATGATGGATATATGGCtatatgttatataattttcaatcatGCTTGTTCGGTGTGTCAGTATCTTATGTTAACTGGATTTAGGATTTGTCTAGTTAGATGTTGAATTTCATTGGTTCAATAATTTCTGTGagattgaatttaatttgtgcaactcttttctttttcttactatTGACCTCTTGAattcttcaaatattattgtaGATACAATGGTGGTTGTGCTGATGTGGTTCATGTTTTACAATGGGTCACGATACGTGAATGATATGTGCAAGAGGTATTGTATTTATCTTTACTCTACCATTTCCTTTTCACAATCgggaaataaaatatatattacaattgaTTGCACATATTGCAGTAGACATTTGATAATCCAACCaccaaagaaaatattgttcCTCTATTTTCATGTGACCTTAGTCcagcaaaataaaaacagtGGTTACatatttgttcttctttctgatTTAATTATAACTGTTTAGACCattaatttatagaaatgcAACATAAAGGGGGAGAATCTAACTCCAAAGGAATCAGAGTAACACAACAGCTCGAAGTACTTTAATTGAGGGATGAGGAGATGATAGTTAGAGAACTCTCTGGAGGGGAAGCTCCAAGAGTAGAATAGCAAAACAGTGTCGCCCCAAATCTTATAGGgttcatttctttcatttgtccTATAAGGATCTCCTGTTATTTGTAACCAACTTTCTGAATAAATAGCCTTATAGTTTCTGAAGATTTATGTTTGGCCAATCCAACCACAAGTTAAAGAACTACATCTTGGAGCAAAATTATGCTATAACGGTCAGGTAGTTTTTTAGTTGGGAACGTCCTCAAAGacaagaagggaaaaaattattttagttatctAAATCTcctctcttatttttttttgataagagacaaatatattcatataacaaaacagaacaTCCTAAGGGCGAGGGACAAGAGGGCCCTCCCCGGAAGAAGCTAGGGAACTAAGACATGatggccttccaattgttgaaaatcatagaaagactataattacaaaagtgtttggtgtaattcgtactccaccaagaGGCTGTGTGTTGAAccacagtccaaaaagaatcaaaagaattaaatctatcttcaaaaattctgctattcctttctttccaaatgctcCACAAAAGGGAACGCGTCGCACATTTCCATAAGATGTTTCCTTTAGGGCTGTAACCTCTAATGTTAAGACCTTCAATCATCCAACTATCAATCTTACTAGGAAGACAAAGCTCCAAGTCAAAAATACCAAACAGAGTGTTCCAAGCTTTTTTTGTGAAGGGACAATGTAGAAATAAATGATCCAAGGTTTCCTCATCTTTAGAGCATAGGCAACACATCGAGGGGCTAAGCAATCCAAGGTTTCCTCATCTTTAGAGCATAGGCAACACATCGAGGGGCTAAGCAATGTGTTCTGAATTGTTGAGGCTTCTGTAAGCAAGCGAccataagaaaaacttcacCTTCTTCGGAATTTTATTCTTCCAAATATGACGAATCAAGGGAACAGCAATGTTGGGGGATCTCTTAGTTAAGTTAAGAAAAGTAGACTTTTGGAATTTAGTCTCCTCTCTTATTGAAAAGGATATTTAGTCTTAGGATGTATTTAGGATTGTTTCTCAAGTAATGACTTTTGGAATGGATGGAAAATTATTTGGATGATTGGTTCTATACTATGCGATGGTTTCTTACATAGCACTTTAAGGTgcttatatatatctatatatgtacatatttGGATAAGAGACGGGTATATTCAGAAGAACAAAGTAGAACAGCCTAAGGGTAAGGAATGAAAGGGCCCTCTCCAAGAAAGACTATAAATAAGAGTTccaattgttaaaaattatagaaagGCTATcattacaaaagtgtttggtgtagTTGGTACTCCACGAAGAAGCTGTGTGTTGAACCACagtaaaaaagaatcaaaagaattatatttatcttaaaaaattattctatttctCTCATTCCAATTGAACCACAATAGGGATCAAGAGCACATCACCACAGAATGTTACCCTTCGGGCAAAAAACTTTGCTGTTGAGCCCTTCATGCATCCAACTATCAATGTTGCTAGGAAGACAAAAATCCAGATTGAAAATTCTGAACAACATAGACCAGCCTTTCAAAACGAAGTCACAAAGGAATACAAAGGCAGCACATAGAAGGGCTGAGAGCAAAGTACCGAAACTTTCTTTGGAGCTTTTcatgaaaaattatagaaaggctataattacgaaattgtttggttaggtgctatgttttttttaaaacgtgaaattttttaaaagacagTTGCCAAAGATACTCTCGAGGATGGCCTTCATCACACATTGCTCCAATTATCGTTTGTTATTCTTACAAAACACTCTCAAGGCTATCATTTATTATGCTTTTACTTCTGCAAATCTTTATCTCCTCTGAGTCTAATTAACAGTGACAGAGTGACATTATGGTCATTGGCAACATGAAAccctttttatgttttaaatcatAAGCCAATCAAGAACTTGATTTTCATACAATCAAAATTCATTTAGATGGTTTAAGTCATGTTTCGGAATGATTTTAAACAcaattttaaccatttcaTAATCACTCCCAAACTTTCAACACATTGTAGATATTAATTAGTTCTGtcagtttttcttctttatcgTTTCATATGCAGATGTTGTAATTGATTACTGTTCTGTTTTTGTTATCTAATGCCATACCAACCAGATTGCACTGTTAAaccttttgtttcttatatatCTTCCTCCCATCACTTGCTTCTCAGGTATCTGTGGCAAGCCAAGGCGTAGGAGAAGTCAATTTGGATGCAATTTTGCATTCTTATCAATCTTGTAAAGAGATGTCATGTACTTTGAGAATGGTGTAGTTTTCCCTTTTTGCTTTTAGATGAGCTTCTCTGTTTCTTGAATTTATAGAACAAACTTTGTATTACACTTAAGATCTGTATTGAAACTGATTTTCATATTCAAATGAAATGCTCTGATGAGTTATTAGAGTGTAAATGTTGTTGTTCTTGGTGAATTAGAATGCGGTCAGATTTAAGTAATTGCAATGCTTTTCTTGTATTTGTTAGAGTTGTCACTATGACTTGTCTAAATCAGAATTAGACGATGAAggcaaacaaaatgatttgcCCATTGTATTTGAATAAAAGGCAGATGCAAATACTAAATCAAGGCAGATAAAGTAGATGCCAAGTGATTGCCTTTTTCTGAAATAGCAACTTTCCAAGTGGAAGCCAACTTGAGCATCTAAAACTATTATAGTATCAGATTCTGAATTTTAACGACAATTTTTTGGATGATGTTCTCATCAATGAAATGAGAAAGTAAGCTCCAAAAGCCAACATTAGTTTTACAAGTTATTTCACACACCCACTCCTTCAAATTTACGAATATTGGTGGAAGTTACAATAAATGTCCAGAAATGTAGAATACATGAATTGTTCTCGACACTTGTGAGTAATGGATGGCCTAATTACACGTTAAGGAACAACTTCGAAGATTCATTTAATGGTGTTTTAGCATGCATTGAggaataatttcaatttcattggAGATTCCTTGAACGGTTAATTGAACAACTTCAAGGAATCCTTGATCACATTAAGCAATTACTTCATGTTCATGTTCCCAAACAACTTCAAGTTCCTTGATAAGAGATTTATTGGATGGATAAATTTTGAGCTTCACGTTGATTCAGAGATTCATTAGAAAGTTAGCTTATAATTCTAAGGCGCTTTGAGAAACTTTCTCATTCAAGTTCTTATTCAGAGATTTAAAAGTAATTCTCATTCAAATTCTTATCCAGagatttaaaagtaaataaacgCTGTACTGTCTATATATTAACTACCAAAAAAATACCTATTAGAAATATATGATATCTTCTAATGTATTAGCAATCAAGAGATTAGTGGTTTGAATTTgtcatattaaaataaagtacccgacaaataataataaataaataaactatatcCATCAATGTAGTTTAAAACCAAACACTTGAAAATGAATGTTCTCACCTCACTCGTAATCTCAAGAAAGACCAAGTAAACCATCACTTGCTTAATTTCGGTGCTACATAACAGCAGATTGCAAATtcagtttttttgttttctactaTCTTTAATGTCACAGATATGCCTTCTAAGTTCAAAGATATTGAGaatgaaaataccaaaaactCAACCTGGCAAAAGAGTGTAGTCCATACATTacattgaaaacaaaaacaaaaacaaatcaaaagaaCAGGAAAAGCAAGCCCcgaatatgattaattaaaggCAAGACGCAAAACAACAAAGCTCAACTGATATGCAAATGTGTTAGCAACCAAGAGGTTTAACATTTGAACTGTCTGCCCATTGTactaacaaaaatcaaataaataaataaaccaaacCCACAACAATTACAAATAACCACACCCTTGGACCTCATGCAGATGACAAAATATAGTTATCTTTTTATGTACTTTCAAGCACAATCGATTCACTTTACTAAGGACTATTGGTGAAGGATTAATTTCCCAgaattgaattagaaaaaaaatcaattaataattatagcGGAAATAAATTCTTAGCTTACATCTATTtctttaagaagaagaagagatgatTTAAAGGTGAGCATATTTCACTTCcaggaagagaaaagaaagaaaacaggTAGATACACCAAACATGGAATGGAAAGGTTTCTCAATCATTCACAACACCTATTTTTCTTCCCCTATAAGATGATATTTTGGTGAAACATCAGTTTCAACTGTATAACTTAGAAATAATCTTTGAAAATGaggaaaatagagagagagagaggaaacaGATGGATCCAACCTTGGTTATACTTTCATTCATAATATTTACTATGGTTGAAAAATCTTATCCTGCAATATTCACAAATGACCCTGTTTCTGTTGGTGGTTATGCCCAAGGTGCTGCTGCTGGCTTCGTCCGCGACACGCACATCAAGTCGTTTCATCGAATGCCATTGCCTAAGACATTAAAACAGTGGTatgaaataaaagtaaatgaaacCCATCCAAACATGTTagtctttttcctttccagtttacaaattacataatCAAATATTGTGAATCAAGCTCATCATCAGAACTCAGACTCAGAATTCCTTGGGGGATTTTAGGATCtgaactttttgtttaacaaacaaatcaaattaacaattattttggCTGCAGGTTAGCCAATAAGGCCTAAACACCAATTTTTTGAAGATTGATTAACCTCTAACCTTTATCTTTAAGTGTTAGGGGCCAACATAAGCCTGCCTAGGCTGGAGAGGTTCAGAATTCCTCAGTGTTAAGGGGCCGAAGATTTTCATCCTCTAAACCCGTGGGTGATCATTATATTAATGGCTCTTGGAACTCAAAGAGGCGACTATGGTTTTTCTAACCATAGGTTGTTGTGACAAGTAAAAAGAAGTTTCTCCATAAACTAATCATTTAGttcaacttttgattttgttcccgttgtaaaaaaagaattgagacGTAAACAATGACAAAACTCATGCAAAAACAATTGAATAAAACCCAATTTATCCTCAACAAACAGCTGAGTATTATTCAATACATCTTAGTAATTGTGAAAAAGAATACCAAACGAATAACTAATATGTAGATATAAATCTAtatcagaaaagaaaaatacatctCCGcatgccaaaaaaaaataagtttcaaAGATTATGACAGACCCGTTTGAGGACAAAGAACCCCAATAAACAACTGATGAGGGTTTTTTAGACAATGATTTTTCATCCTAATTAAAGTCTGTCCACATTTTACAAATCAGTTCAGATTCAGTTGAAAATCATATTCACAGTAAGAACTATCTCTACACtgtaaaacatttttaaaaaagacatTGTTAAACCTGTTCATGGTATTCAACATTCCACAAGTTTTATAACTGTCAAATATCATAGCCAAGCGACCGTCATAAGTTTGATATTGCATGGATCATAAGTAAATAAACGGTTGTTAATTTACAGAAGATTATTCTCTCTGCACCAAATTTAATCACAGCCAAAGCCCCTTCTCCTTGTTGAGTAAAACTACCAGTTGTACATGCAATCAAGATTTAATGCTGGTACTATTTTAGTTAACCGAAAAACTTAAAAGCTAATTCCACCTCTAATTTGATTTGGAATCACTAGAATACGATCAAGAAAAAATGACTTTATACCAAGATAAGTGTAGAAGAGCATCTAAGGATCATGTTTCATCTGAAGGTCATTTCTCAAAGATTCACCGGTGAAGGAGATGGGGAAGGAACATTAGTATATTATACCCAAAATTACCAATGCACTACCATACCAATTGAATATCACAAAATGGTGCGGTGCTACATCATTTATTcgtttaattatataaaacttcaaatattgtCACATAAACTGTGTCATCTGATTTTAAAATGCATAAGTATTGATATCAAAATGTGATCAACTATCCCCCAAAGGGCACCTCGTTGGCAAAGGCAAACCAGTCTCTTGACATCACCTACCCAGAGGTCACACGTTTTAACCTTCAGACAGATAAGTCCTTCCCCGGTGGGAGAAGCCCTCAATATCAGGTTttcaatcaaaacaaaaaatgagatCGGATTCACCTCATTCTAAGGAGGGATGATGTGTACTcttaaaattatgatattttagaaattttaggATACGAGAAGTTTTAACATAATAACTTAATCTAACAGCTCCAGACATATAAATGGATCGTGCTAAACCATCTATGTTATTCCAAAAGAACTGCGATGATTCTAGACTCTTTTAGAGGTGCTCTTCATGGGTAGTTAGGCTAGAACACAACCAATAGGGTCGCTCTAATATAGTGATTGAATAAAGCTGACATGATACAATTGAGGAAAGGAACCATACCTTGCCACAAACTGGACAGTTATCACTTCTCTCCATCCACTCATAGATACATCCAAGGTGAAAATGATGAGAGCATTTTGTCACTATCTTGGGATTCTCCGAAGTATATTCTGCCAGGGAAAAGACATTAAATaagcaaaatgaaaatctgGCATGTCAAAAAATGTTGCCGAGCAGTGACTTATTTGTCACCCAGAAGCTCAACAAACAAGAATATCAAGGCCAAACCAGAACCAAATATCAttataagaaagaaacaaaagtcCTTGACAAAATGAagctaaataaataaatcaaccTTCAAGACACGTTGGACAGACATCCTCATCTTCAGAGGATGTATATGCATATCCAAGTCCAGAGGTAGATTTAGTTGAAGGGAACTTTAGAGACGATTTGCCAAGATTTTCTTTAGATTCCTCAAGACAAGCAGACCCATTCCGTTTGCCTCCTGAGCCCAAAGAATCTGAATCTGTATCAACTTCACTTCTTAAAGGTTCTGACTCTTCATGTAAATGGCTTGACCCCTTCTCTCGCCTAGAAATTAACCCATCCCGCTGCAAGCGGATGTATCTGGGGTCAGCATCATAAGGCAATGGCCTTGGAGGTGAGCGGTACATTTCAGATAAAGAGTTATCCGTTGAAGCTGTAGAATTCATAGATGTTGCCCCTTGAATTGATGAGGAGACAGAATGTACTTCTCCTCTTCGAAAAATCAATGTGTACTAGAGGAAGTAAGTGGAAAAATAGATTAATATAGATATCTTGAAAATAAAGTCACAAACTACAGCTAAACGCTTCTAACGTTTGAAACAAATTACACATGTTTTTCCATAAATGTATTACAATCAATAGcaggttatatatatattaacccAT encodes:
- the LOC101207736 gene encoding E3 ubiquitin-protein ligase At3g02290, whose translation is MGAVCCCLSVEDFEDYVNPNSSVYRNCTCLSCFIQSFLNAYTLIFRRGEVHSVSSSIQGATSMNSTASTDNSLSEMYRSPPRPLPYDADPRYIRLQRDGLISRREKGSSHLHEESEPLRSEVDTDSDSLGSGGKRNGSACLEESKENLGKSSLKFPSTKSTSGLGYAYTSSEDEDVCPTCLEEYTSENPKIVTKCSHHFHLGCIYEWMERSDNCPVCGKAMAFDETT
- the LOC101207494 gene encoding uncharacterized protein LOC101207494, whose translation is MNWIQRKIYLYNVTFGLYMLDWWERILFNTMVVVLMWFMFYNGSRYVNDMCKRYLWQAKA